The Chryseobacterium sp. G0186 genome includes the window TGGAAACGGATTCCTCCTTTGTATGGTCCAATAGCAGAGTTCATTTGAATTCTGAAACCTCTGTTAACCTGAATCTCTCCTTTGTCATCAACCCATGGAACTCTGAAAATAATAATTCTTTCAGCTTCAGCCATTCTTTCAAGCAGCTTCATTCCTGTGTATTCTTTTTTAGTAGCAATGAACGGAATTACAGTTACGGCAACTTCTTTTACAGCCTGTAAGAACTCCGGTTCGTTAGGATTTTTTGCTTCAATTTTTGCAATAAACTCTTGGATTTTCTGGTCAATATTATATTGTTCCATATATTAAGGTTGAATATTATTGTCAACAAATTTAATTTTTTTTTCAAGATTCACAACACTCTATTTCAACATTGTTAAAAATTAAATAATAATGTTTCAGAATATTATTAAATTGATAATTTATTATCAAATTTTATTAAAAATGAAATGTTATGTATGAAATAATGCAATATTAAGAAATCGTTAATTCTTAAATTGCAATAAATTGTCTCCCGGAAAATGATTTTACTTTCCCTAAAAGTTCCAATTCTAAAATTATTGGTAAAATTTTGTGTGAAGAAGTGTCCATTTTCTGGGCTAAATCATCCAAAGTTATCTGTGGATTCTCTTGAATGGACTGATAAACAATTCTTTGATTTTCAGTGAATTGTATTAAAGTCTCACTATAGGGAAAGAGCTCTTCAATTTTTTCCTGTGGATTGTTCAATCCAAGGATATTAATCAGGTCTTTCACTGTCGAAATAGCCGTTGCTTTGTTATGGAAAATCAATTGATTACACCCTTGGCTGTAGACATCTGTAATTTTTCCGGGAAGGGCAAAAACATCTCTGTTGTAATCATTGGCAAAGGCGGCAGTACTTACAGATCCGCCCCCAAAGCCAGTCTCTATAACGATGGTAGAAGGAGAAATTCCTGCTACAATCCTGTTTCTTTGAATAAAATTTTCCCGGTCAGGTTTTCTGGAGGAATTAAACTCAGTCAATAGAGAACCTCCGTCCTGGAGTATTTTTTCAGAAAGTTTTCTGTTTTTAGAGGGATATAAAAACTGAAATCCATGGGCAAGAACTGCTATAGTTGGCTTTTGATTGCGGATAGATTGCTCATGGACTTCTTTATCTACTCCTAATGCCAACCCACTTACAGAGACAAATTTTGAAGACTGTGTGGCCTCAAAGAAATCTTCAATAAATTTTTGACCATAGCTTGTCATATTCCGGGTACCCACAATACTTAATTTTTGAAGAGAATCATTAATGTTTCCTTTTTGGTAGAGGATAGAGGGAGCATCAATGCATTCATTCAGAAGAGTGGGAATTTCTCCGAGATGTCTTAATCTAACCTGAATATTATTCTTTTCGCAAAACTTGAATTCTTTTTCTGCAAATTTCAGATGCTCATCATTTCCAATGTCAGAAACGGTTTTTTGCCCCATTCCATCCAATTTTTTATATTCTTTTTTCCCTCTTTTCCATGCTTCCTGAGCACTTCCAAAAGTTCGGACAAGTTTATGGAAGTTGATATCGCCAATCTGGCTGCATTCGCGTAGGGCGACTGCATAAAAGTGTTCTTCGGAGATCATGTGTGTTTTTTATCAAATGTAGTGAATTAAGTTTTATTTTCTTCTTAATTCATCCAGATGATCCCAAATATCGTCGCGCTTTTTATAAGGAAGTTCTAAGAAATCATCAGGGTGATTTTCCTTATATTCCTGCCATAGCTTATCGTCTTTTTCGCTGTAGTAATTGGGAAATTCCCAAATATATTTTTTCTTTTTCTCACCCACATTTTTAAAAATAAAGGCGATAATACTTCCCACTACTGCTCCGGAAAGGTGAGCCTGCCATGAGATTTTGCTTGGTTCCTGCATATTATAGAAAAGTTCCTCCGGAAGCATACCCCAGATCAAACTGCCGTAATATAATACGACAAGCATTGAAATGGTTAACAGTTTCATATTCCATTTGAATACACCACTGAAAAAGAGGAAGAAGGCAAGTACATAGACTACACCACTGGCTCCAATGGTACAGGTATACATATACTCACCGGTCATGATGTCGATAGGAGGAAGAAGCCATACCAAAAAACCAGTAGCAAGCCATCCGGTTATGAACACCTTATTGGCAACTAACGGATAGAATTGATAAAGCAGAAACATGAGAGCAGCGATTGGAATAGAGTTTCCAATAATATGATCCATATTTCCATGCAAAAGAGGAGATGTGACTATCCCAAGCAAACCTTCCGGTACAAGAGGAATAATGGCTCCAAAGCAACTTCCAAAAAAGCCATGGGTCTGTAAAAAATATCCGAACCACATTGCAGAAAGCATCAGCAAGGGGTATATAATCGCTTTTTTGGAAATTACATTTTTAAACATGAGGGTTGTACGTCAAATCAAAAGCCAAGGATAAATTTCGGAAAATTTGTCGATGAATAAGTTTTTACTCTTCTTATTTTAAGACAAAAGGTATCAATTTTAACTTTTAAGCTTATTATTTGGCATTGATTTTACTGAAGTATCTTGTTGTTAGGGGATTAAAGTTTAATGAAATCAAATACTTTAAAGCTGAAAATGACCTTTAAAAAAAATTATATTAATATTTTTGCATTGAAATTATTTAGAGTAATGAAGAAGTTTTTATTGATTCTTTCCTTTTTTACGGGGATTTATGCAAGTGCACAAGAAGAATTGAAAAAAGATTCTGTGGTGGTAGACACCATAAAATCATGGTCAGTTTTAGGAAAAAATACATTGATGATTAATCAGGCAGCCTTTTCAAATTGGGTAGGAGGGGGAGCCAACAACGTAGGATGGCTTGCCGGTATCAATTACAATATTACCTATGAAAAAGATAATGATCTCTGGGAAAATATTATTATCCTTGGATATGGGCAAAATGATACTAAAGGACTTGGAATAAGAAAAACCCAGGATGTTATAAATGTTTCTACCAATTATGGGCGTAAGTTTTCCAAAAGCTGGTATTTTTCTCTGGGAACAGGATTGCAGTCTCAGTTTGCGGCAGGATATGAAGATGGAAATAATCCGGAAGCAAAAAAAATATCAAACTTTATGGCGCCAGGTTACCTAAACGTCGGGATGGGTATCACTTATAGACCAAATGATGATCTGACGGTGACTCTCCGTCCTACCAACGCCAGATGGACTTTTGTAATGGATAAGGGGCTTCAGTTTGCCGGAAGTTATGGTTTAAAAAATGATGGAGATTCATCTTTACTACAGTTCGGTTTCCTGGGGACAGCAACGTATAAATTGAAAATTATGGAGGATATTTATCTTACGAATACCGCATCTGTCTTTTCAAACTATTTGGATCGTCCGGATCGGTTGGCTCTTGCTTATGGTGCTATTCTGAACCTGAAGGTGAATAAGTATATTTCTTCTAATATTGCAGTAGATCTTTTGTATGATCATAATCAGATTGAAAAAACACAGTTAAAGCAAACGTTGGGAATTGGTTTTGCCTATACTCTGGATAATGGAGTGAAGCGCTCTGACCGTAAAGACAGCCAATGGTGGATTAAAAAATAGAATAGAGACAATATTAATAAGAAAAGCACTTCGGTAATGAGGTGCTTTTTTGTTTTTTAAATAAGAAAGTTTTAAGTTGACTTAAGTTTGATGGGTAAGTATTCTCTTTTTAAAGGCTTAGGTTCCATTATGTTATGAATATTGTTTTTTCTGTAATAAAATTCAATTTAAAGTGAATTTTACTTAGGCCTAGATTATTATTTATACATTTGTAGTAAATCGTTAATTATGAAAAAAGTTTTATTGATCGCTTCCATCTCTTTTGGAGCTTTTGCAATGGCTCAAGAGACCAAAACTGATGCTCCTGCAACAGATACTGTTAAAGCTTGGTCTATTCAGGGACAAAATACATTAATGCTTAACCAGGCTGCCTTTTCGAATTGGGTAGGAGGTGGAGCCAACAACGTTGGGTGGCTTGCCGGTGTCAATTATAATCTAACTTATGAAAAAGGAAAAGATCTATGGGAAAACATTATTATCCTGGGCTACGGGCAGAATAATACCCAAGGTACCGGAGTAAGAAAAACTCAGGATGTGATTAACCTTTCTACAAACTACGGTAGAGAGTTTGCTAAAAATTGGTATATCTCTGCAGGGGCGGGGCTTCAGACTCAGTTTGCTCCTGGTTATGAAGATGGAAACAATCCTGATGCGAAGAAAATCTCAAACTTTATGGCTCCCGGATACTTAAACCTGGGTGCTGGGGTTACTTATCGTCCTAATGATAATTTTACAGTGACTTTACGTCCTGCCAATGCAAGATGGACTTTTGTCTTGGATAAAGATCTTCAAAAGGCAGGAACTTATGGATTGAAAAATGATGGTGATTCTTCTCTTTTCCAGTTCGGTTTTCTGGGAACAGCAATGTATAGGCTGAAGATTATGGAGAATATCAGTTTACTGAATACAGCGTCTGTCTTCTCAAACTACCTGGATCATCCTGATAGATTAGTTCTTGGATACAGTGGAGTTCTAAGCATGAAGATCAATAAATATATTTCTACCAATGTTACCCTGGATCTGTTGTATGACCACAACCAGATATGGAAAACACAGCTGAAACAGACATTGGGAGTTGGGCTGGCTTATAATTTCGATAACGGGAAAAAGCGTTCAGAAAATAAGGATAACCAAAGCTGGTTAAAGAAATAATTTCAGTATTATAAAAATAAAAAGCACTTCAAAATGAAGTGCTTTTGTGTATCAATATATATAAAGATTAAAATTCTATATCTACTTCTAGTTTCTCAGCCAGAAGCTTTGAAATTTTTTCTTTTAGAGGCTCAATGTCGATATTTTGCATTGCGTCATTAGCAAAAGCATATAAAAGTAATGCCTGAGCTTCTTTTTTAGAGATTCCTCTTGCTCTAAGATAGAATAAAGCATCCTCATTCAATTGGCCTACAGTACATCCGTGAGAACATTTTACATCGTCTGCAAAGATTTCCAATTGAGGTTTTGTATCAATGCTTGCCCCTTCGCTTAGCAAGACGTTGTTATTCTGCTGATAAGCATTGGTTTTCTGAGCAATTTTATCAACAAACACCTTTCCGTTGAAAACACCGTGAGCATTTCCATCAAAAATACCTTTGTAGTTCTGGTAGCTTTCACAGTTCGGGAAGTTGTGGTGAACGGCTGTATGGTGGTCAACCAACTGATCTTTTCCGATAATGGTAATACCATTCATGAATGAATTAATATTTGATCCGTTTTGGATAAAATCAAGGTTGTTTCTTACCAGCTTACCTCCGAAAGAGAACGTATTTACAGTCGTTAAACTGTCTTTCTCCTGTCTTGCAAAGGTATTGTCAATAAGATATGAAGTATTGTTATCGTTCTGAAGTTTATGCCAATCTGCTTTTGCATTAGGATAAGTGAAGATCTCTGTCACAGAGTTTGTCAATACATAAGTACTGTCAAAGTTATGGTGACTTTCAATGACCTCTACTTTTGCCCCTTCTTCTACGATCAATAGATTTCTTGTGTTGTAGAATACGTTTTCCTCCTGGTTCTGAGAAATGTAGAAAACATGGATTGGCTTTTCAATAACTACATTTTTAGGTACCTTCAGAAAGAAACCATATTTGCAGTAGGCAAGGTTTAAGTTCGTGAAAGCTTGCTCTTTGGAAGCAATTGTATTGAAGTATTTTTCAAACACTTCTTTATGCTTCTCATCATTCAGTGCATAATTGAATGAAAGGAATTCTACATTTTCAATAGAAACCTTTGAAAGCTCTTTGTGAAGTTTACCGTTTACAAAAACAATCCAATCAAAATTTTCTTCTCCTAAGTGCAGTTGGTCGAACTGCTCCTTGGTGATATTATGGTGCTCATTCGGAAAGAAATTATAGTTTTTCTCCGTGATCTCCTTTAGATTGGTATATTTATATTCTTCGTCTTTCTTTGTAGGAAAACCCATGTTTTCAAACTTTTGAAGAGCAGCTTTTCTATCATCATCCAGAAATCTGTGACGAAGACTCTCCAAAAACTCATGATGGTTTTCTATAATTTGTTCTTTTAATGCCATTACTGGTATATCTGTGGTTTGCACCATTTTTTTCTTTTTATTTGAACTAAAATATTGTCATTCCAAGGAATAAGGAATCCAAATTTTTAATAATTAGAGATTCTTCATTTTGTGAGGCTTCACTTAGAGTGACCACGAAAAAAAATTGATCTCTGAAATAATCTTTCTCTTCTTAGTTAAGAAGCCAGTCGTACCCTTTTTCTTCAAGTTCTAATGCTAAAGATTTATCACCTGTTTTGATGATTTTTCCATTAGCTAAAACGTGAACGAAGTCAGGTTGAATATAGTTAAGCAATCTTTGATAGTGTGTAATCAAAAGAACTGCATTTCCTTCATTTTTAAAGTGGTTTACTCCATCTGCAACGATTCTTAAGGCATCAATATCTAATCCTGAATCTGTTTCATCAAGAATGGCCAATTTAGGATTAAGCATCATCATCTGGAAGATCTCGTTTCTTTTCTTTTCACCTCCGGAGAATCCCTCATTCAATGATCTTGAAAGGAAATCTTTTTTAATTCCCAGTTTTTCAGATTTTTCACGGATTAATGCAAGCATTTCTTTTGCCGGCATTTCTTCCAATCCATTTGCCTTTCTTGTTTCGTTTAAAGCAGCTTTGATAAAGTTCGTTACAGAAACTCCCGGAATTTCCACTGGATATTGGAAAGAAAGGAAGATTCCTTTGTGTGCTCTGTCTTCAGGAGCATCTTCGCTGATGTCGTTTCCTTCGAAAAGGATTTCTCCACCAGTCACTTCATAATCCTCTTTTCCTGCAATTACAGAAGAAAGAGTGGACTTACCAGCTCCGTTAGGGCCCATGATAGCGTGAACTTCACCAGGCTTTATTTCAAGATTAATCCCTTTTAATATTTCTGCGCCATCTTCAATTTTGGCGTGAAGGTTTTTAATTTCTAACATTTTATTTGCTTAAACAAATTATTTTTGAATTCTATATACTAAACTTTCAGGCTGATCTGGGACATCATTAAGCATCCCGACTTGGATCATACCTGCCTTTTCCAAAACTTTTACAGAAGCTATATTACTGGGACGGACAATAGCGAATATTTCTTCTTTATTATCTTCATTAAACCCAAAATCTATAACTTTCTTTGTGAATTCTGTGGCGTATCCTTTCCCCCATGCCTGGGAAGCAAAACGGTAGCCTAAATTCAATTTTTCTTCTTCTCCGTAGAGTTTATAGCTCAGCCCTCCAAAACCTATTATATTTTCCGGGTGTTCTTTTTCAACAATCACCCAGCTTCCAAAATTATGATTTTCCCAATGATCTAGCATTCTGGCAAAGGTGCTTTCTGCTTTTTCAAAACTCATCGGTCCGCTTGGATTATGAATATTGGTTTGGGGGTCATGATTAATTTCAAAGAACTTTTCAAAATCCTCTTTTATAGGTCTTCTTAAAATTAATCTTTCTGTAGCTATCATATCTTTTTATCCTACTGATCCTTCTAATGAAATTTCCAATAGTTTTTGTGCTTCAATAGCAAATTCCATTGGGAGTTTATTTAGAACTTCTTTACTGAATCCGTTAACGATCAAAGCAATTGCTTTTTCCGTATTGATTCCTCTCTGGTTACAGTAGAAAATCTGATCTTCTCCAATTTTTGAAGTGGTTGCTTCGTGCTCTAACTGAGCAGTTGGATCTTTAATCTCAATATAAGGGAATGTATGTGCTCCACATTCGTTACCCATCAATAAAGAGTCACACTGAGAGAAGTTTCTTGCTCCTTTTGCAGAAGGCATTACCTTTACTTGTCCTCTATATGAGTTTTGAGATTTTCCTGCAGAAATGCCTTTTGAAATGATCGTTGATCTGGTGTTTTTTCCAATGTGGATCATTTTGGTTCCTGTATCTGCATATTGGTGATTGTTGGTTACCGCGATAGAGTAGAACTCTCCGATGGCTCCGTCACCTTTAAGAATACAAGATGGATATTTCCATGTTACTGCTGAACCTGTTTCAACCTGTGTCCAGGAGATTTTTGCATTTCTTTCACAAAGACCTCTCTTCGTTACAAAGTTGAATACCCCTCCTTTTCCTTCTTCATTACCCGGGTACCAGTTCTGTACAGTGGAATATTTGATCTCAGCGTTGTCTAATGCAATTAGCTCCACAACGGCTGCGTGTAGCTGATTTTCATCTCTTGATGGAGCGGTACATCCTTCAAGGTAAGAAACATAACTTCCTTCATCTGCAATCACAAGGGTTCTTTCAAACTGTCCTGTTCCTGCCTGGTTGATACGGAAGTAAGTGGAAAGTTCCATTGGGCATTTTACCCCTTTTGGAATATAGCAGAAACTTCCGTCAGAGAATACTGCGGAATTCAATGCTGCATAGAAGTTATCTCCTCTCGGAACTACTTTTCCAAGATACTTTCTTACTAGGTCCGGATGGTTTTTAATAGCCTCAGAAATTGAACAGAAAATAATTCCTTTTTCTGCCAAGGTGTCCTGGAAAGTAGTTTTCACAGAAACTGAGTCTATTACGATATCTACAGCGACTCCTGAAAGTCTTTTTTGCTCCTCGATATTAATCCCTAGCTTTTCGAAGGTCTTCAACAATTCGGGATCAACCTGATCAAGGCTTTCCAGTTCAGGTTTTGATTTTGGAGCTGCGTAGTAACGAATCGCCTGAAAATCTGGTTTTTCATACTTGATATTTGCCCAGTTAGGCTCTACCATCTTTAACCAGATTCTGAAAGATTCCAAACGCCATTCTGTCATCCATTCCGGTTCCTCTTTCTTTGCAGAAATGGCACGGACGATATCTTCATTTAAACCAATTGGGAAATCTTCATAATCAATCTTGGTTTCCCAACCGAATTCATATTTTTTATTTTCTAGATCGACTCTTAAATCGTCTTCAGTATATTTACTCATTTTTATTTTTTAGATTTCAGATTTTAGATTTCAGAGGTCAGAAATGGTCTGTACTCTGGAATCTAGTATCTTATGTCTTTTCTCTAAAGACTAAATGATTCTCCACATCCACATGTTCTGGATGCGTTCGGGTTGTTGAAAACAAAGCCCTTTCCGTTCAATCCTCCTGAGTATTCAAGAGTGGTTCCTGCTAAATAGAGGATGGATTTTTTATCGATAATAATTTTAATATTATTATCTTCAAAAATCTGATCTGTGTCTGTTTTTTGGTTATCAAACTTTAAAACATACTCTAAACCAGAGCATCCGCCGCTTTTCACCCCAACTCTTATATAATCTTCAGCAGGGTTAAAACCATCTTCCGTCATAAGTTGGATGGCTTTCTCCTTTGCATAGTCTGATACTTTTATCATTGTATTTATTTAGAATGATTTAATGACGCAAAAATACGAACAAAAATCAGGATATAAAAATCAGCATTTTTATTTTATCGATTTTTATCATTGATGAGTTTAACTTTGGTAATCTTTTGAAATCCAAAACATAAATTCACTTAAAATGAAAAAATTAGGTATTGTCGCTCTGGCACTCTTTATACAACATGTTTCTGCACAAGCCAACCGATTTGTGTACCAGGTAACAATGAAGCCGGACGCTGAAAATAAAACTGATATTAAGACAGAAAATGCATATCTTGATATTTCTCAGACTCAATCAATTTTTTATTCTGAAAACAGAATTAAAAGAGATTCCATCATGCAAAAAGCTTTTCAGGGCGGCGGTGGAAGAGGAAATATCAACAGAGAGCAGATGGAAGGTTTAAGAAGCAACATCAATTATTCTGTAGAAAAAGATAAAACGAATCAAAAAACCTATTTTAAGGATCGAATAGGACGAGATATCTATTCTTATGAAGAAGACAGGCCTTTGAACTGGAAAATTTCTTCGGAAACCACAAAAATTGGGGAATATAAGGTTCAAAAGGCAGAAACAGATTTTGCCGGAAGAAATTGGACAGCATGGTTTACTACTGATTTACCTTATCAGGATGGGCCTTACAAATTCGGAGGTCTTCCCGGCTTGATTGTAAAAGTAGAGGATGACAAAGGAGATTATTCTTTTGATCTGATGAAAAACTATAAAGTGGCTGAGCTTCCAAGTCTGAATCAGTTTGGAAACACAATAAAAGTAAAAAGGGCTGCTTATATTAAGCAACAGCAAAAATTTAGAGCTGATCCGGCTTCATTCATGAATCAGAGTGGAGGACAAGGTGGATTTTCTACCACCATGAGAATGGGAGGTGGAAGAGGCCCTGGCGGCGGAGGGAATCAGAACCCTGTCGATATGAAAAAGAGGATGGAAGAGAGGGTGAAAGAAGAAGCTAAGAAAAACAGTAATCCCATTGAATTACAATAAATGAACTACGGTCCTTGGTGAGATTACCAAGGATTTTTTAGTAAAAGCAACCTTTTAATGGAAATTAAATTCAGATACCTTAGTGTTGCTAATAATTAAGATATCGTCTGAGATCTCTTTTAAATCTTCCAAGTAATGGCTGATGATAAGAATAGTTTTTTCGGATTTTAATTTTTTTATTAACGCGAAAATGAATATTCGGTTTTCTTTATCTAAAGAAGAAGTAGGTTCATCTAAAATTAAGAACTGGGGTTCATGGTATAAAGCCCGCATCCATCCCAGTAGTTGTTTTTGTCCTCCCGATAAATTAATTCCTTCTTCCCCCACCAGCGTTAAAAAGCCTTGAGGTAAAGAATCTATAAACTGATCAAATCCCAGTGATAATATATTTTGTAATTGATGTTCATTCACTTTGTCGGAGAGTATGATATTATCCAATACATTTCCACTAAATAACTGGATGCTTTGTGGAACCACACTCACAAAATTCCGCCAATTATCAATTGCAATATTATTTAAATTGATTTCCTTATTGATTACTATTTCTCCATTTTCAGCGAGAAAGTTTTTTTGTAATATTTCGGTTAATGTTGTTTTTCCGGAACCGCTTTTTCCTAGTAGACAAGTTATATTTCCTTTTTGAAGACTAAAAGAGACTTGATTCAAAAGTCTGCTTCTCCCTTTGAATCTGAAATCAATATTGCAAAGCTCAATACATGAAATTTCTTTAATTTCTTGTCCCTCTGTTTTTTCTTTCTCCAACGAGGAATATTCAAACATTCTGTCAAAAGCTACCTTTGCTTCCTGTATCGGAATAGTGACTATAGCTAAATTTGTAATAGAAGTAAGCAATGAACTGGAAATTCCGATGATGGCCATTAGCTCACCAATTTTAATGTGATTGCTTAAAACACTGTAAGATGAAAATCCTAAAATAATAATAAGAAAAATAACCAAAACTATACCTGAGTATAAAGATATTCTCAGATTGAG containing:
- a CDS encoding HesB/IscA family protein; this translates as MIKVSDYAKEKAIQLMTEDGFNPAEDYIRVGVKSGGCSGLEYVLKFDNQKTDTDQIFEDNNIKIIIDKKSILYLAGTTLEYSGGLNGKGFVFNNPNASRTCGCGESFSL
- a CDS encoding DUF3078 domain-containing protein, with protein sequence MKKVLLIASISFGAFAMAQETKTDAPATDTVKAWSIQGQNTLMLNQAAFSNWVGGGANNVGWLAGVNYNLTYEKGKDLWENIIILGYGQNNTQGTGVRKTQDVINLSTNYGREFAKNWYISAGAGLQTQFAPGYEDGNNPDAKKISNFMAPGYLNLGAGVTYRPNDNFTVTLRPANARWTFVLDKDLQKAGTYGLKNDGDSSLFQFGFLGTAMYRLKIMENISLLNTASVFSNYLDHPDRLVLGYSGVLSMKINKYISTNVTLDLLYDHNQIWKTQLKQTLGVGLAYNFDNGKKRSENKDNQSWLKK
- a CDS encoding GLPGLI family protein, with translation MKKLGIVALALFIQHVSAQANRFVYQVTMKPDAENKTDIKTENAYLDISQTQSIFYSENRIKRDSIMQKAFQGGGGRGNINREQMEGLRSNINYSVEKDKTNQKTYFKDRIGRDIYSYEEDRPLNWKISSETTKIGEYKVQKAETDFAGRNWTAWFTTDLPYQDGPYKFGGLPGLIVKVEDDKGDYSFDLMKNYKVAELPSLNQFGNTIKVKRAAYIKQQQKFRADPASFMNQSGGQGGFSTTMRMGGGRGPGGGGNQNPVDMKKRMEERVKEEAKKNSNPIELQ
- the sufD gene encoding Fe-S cluster assembly protein SufD, encoding MALKEQIIENHHEFLESLRHRFLDDDRKAALQKFENMGFPTKKDEEYKYTNLKEITEKNYNFFPNEHHNITKEQFDQLHLGEENFDWIVFVNGKLHKELSKVSIENVEFLSFNYALNDEKHKEVFEKYFNTIASKEQAFTNLNLAYCKYGFFLKVPKNVVIEKPIHVFYISQNQEENVFYNTRNLLIVEEGAKVEVIESHHNFDSTYVLTNSVTEIFTYPNAKADWHKLQNDNNTSYLIDNTFARQEKDSLTTVNTFSFGGKLVRNNLDFIQNGSNINSFMNGITIIGKDQLVDHHTAVHHNFPNCESYQNYKGIFDGNAHGVFNGKVFVDKIAQKTNAYQQNNNVLLSEGASIDTKPQLEIFADDVKCSHGCTVGQLNEDALFYLRARGISKKEAQALLLYAFANDAMQNIDIEPLKEKISKLLAEKLEVDIEF
- the sufC gene encoding Fe-S cluster assembly ATPase SufC, which encodes MLEIKNLHAKIEDGAEILKGINLEIKPGEVHAIMGPNGAGKSTLSSVIAGKEDYEVTGGEILFEGNDISEDAPEDRAHKGIFLSFQYPVEIPGVSVTNFIKAALNETRKANGLEEMPAKEMLALIREKSEKLGIKKDFLSRSLNEGFSGGEKKRNEIFQMMMLNPKLAILDETDSGLDIDALRIVADGVNHFKNEGNAVLLITHYQRLLNYIQPDFVHVLANGKIIKTGDKSLALELEEKGYDWLLN
- a CDS encoding rhomboid family intramembrane serine protease, which encodes MFKNVISKKAIIYPLLMLSAMWFGYFLQTHGFFGSCFGAIIPLVPEGLLGIVTSPLLHGNMDHIIGNSIPIAALMFLLYQFYPLVANKVFITGWLATGFLVWLLPPIDIMTGEYMYTCTIGASGVVYVLAFFLFFSGVFKWNMKLLTISMLVVLYYGSLIWGMLPEELFYNMQEPSKISWQAHLSGAVVGSIIAFIFKNVGEKKKKYIWEFPNYYSEKDDKLWQEYKENHPDDFLELPYKKRDDIWDHLDELRRK
- the dprA gene encoding DNA-processing protein DprA; protein product: MISEEHFYAVALRECSQIGDINFHKLVRTFGSAQEAWKRGKKEYKKLDGMGQKTVSDIGNDEHLKFAEKEFKFCEKNNIQVRLRHLGEIPTLLNECIDAPSILYQKGNINDSLQKLSIVGTRNMTSYGQKFIEDFFEATQSSKFVSVSGLALGVDKEVHEQSIRNQKPTIAVLAHGFQFLYPSKNRKLSEKILQDGGSLLTEFNSSRKPDRENFIQRNRIVAGISPSTIVIETGFGGGSVSTAAFANDYNRDVFALPGKITDVYSQGCNQLIFHNKATAISTVKDLINILGLNNPQEKIEELFPYSETLIQFTENQRIVYQSIQENPQITLDDLAQKMDTSSHKILPIILELELLGKVKSFSGRQFIAI
- a CDS encoding GNAT family N-acetyltransferase, whose protein sequence is MIATERLILRRPIKEDFEKFFEINHDPQTNIHNPSGPMSFEKAESTFARMLDHWENHNFGSWVIVEKEHPENIIGFGGLSYKLYGEEEKLNLGYRFASQAWGKGYATEFTKKVIDFGFNEDNKEEIFAIVRPSNIASVKVLEKAGMIQVGMLNDVPDQPESLVYRIQK
- a CDS encoding DUF3078 domain-containing protein, producing MKKFLLILSFFTGIYASAQEELKKDSVVVDTIKSWSVLGKNTLMINQAAFSNWVGGGANNVGWLAGINYNITYEKDNDLWENIIILGYGQNDTKGLGIRKTQDVINVSTNYGRKFSKSWYFSLGTGLQSQFAAGYEDGNNPEAKKISNFMAPGYLNVGMGITYRPNDDLTVTLRPTNARWTFVMDKGLQFAGSYGLKNDGDSSLLQFGFLGTATYKLKIMEDIYLTNTASVFSNYLDRPDRLALAYGAILNLKVNKYISSNIAVDLLYDHNQIEKTQLKQTLGIGFAYTLDNGVKRSDRKDSQWWIKK
- the sufB gene encoding Fe-S cluster assembly protein SufB, with translation MSKYTEDDLRVDLENKKYEFGWETKIDYEDFPIGLNEDIVRAISAKKEEPEWMTEWRLESFRIWLKMVEPNWANIKYEKPDFQAIRYYAAPKSKPELESLDQVDPELLKTFEKLGINIEEQKRLSGVAVDIVIDSVSVKTTFQDTLAEKGIIFCSISEAIKNHPDLVRKYLGKVVPRGDNFYAALNSAVFSDGSFCYIPKGVKCPMELSTYFRINQAGTGQFERTLVIADEGSYVSYLEGCTAPSRDENQLHAAVVELIALDNAEIKYSTVQNWYPGNEEGKGGVFNFVTKRGLCERNAKISWTQVETGSAVTWKYPSCILKGDGAIGEFYSIAVTNNHQYADTGTKMIHIGKNTRSTIISKGISAGKSQNSYRGQVKVMPSAKGARNFSQCDSLLMGNECGAHTFPYIEIKDPTAQLEHEATTSKIGEDQIFYCNQRGINTEKAIALIVNGFSKEVLNKLPMEFAIEAQKLLEISLEGSVG